A DNA window from uncultured Methanoregula sp. contains the following coding sequences:
- a CDS encoding RNA-protein complex protein Nop10, producing the protein MSGRIRHCTADNTYTLSPTCPVCGRPTSVAHPARFSPEDKHGKYRRMVKHD; encoded by the coding sequence ATGAGCGGGCGAATCCGGCACTGTACGGCAGATAATACCTATACTCTTTCTCCCACCTGCCCGGTCTGCGGCAGGCCGACATCTGTTGCCCACCCGGCACGCTTCTCCCCTGAAGACAAGCACGGGAAGTATCGCAGGATGGTAAAGCATGATTGA
- a CDS encoding PHP-associated domain-containing protein, translated as MLATADLHIHSPYSIAVSRFMQPETLLKGCRTKGIRVLGTGDALQPDWLAGWKPYFENEHGIIIIPQGEIEDKNRVHHVILAEDPAQFSQLRDLLEGTCKSFVSAGRPHVYLNGEEIANLAHEVGALVGPAHAFTPWTAMYAYFDSVPACYGNAKIDFVELGLSADSSYGAAIPDLYGIPFLTNSDAHSPYPDKLGREFNRIEIGQPTAKGVLDAIREGAIKMNAGFFPEEGKYNRTACTRCYTQYSLEEAVRHAWKCPADGGIIKKGVADRAKELAKGGTAHPRPPYAHVLPLAQIIQTMEGTSSPNTRKCKEIYASFIGAFENEIAILIDVPVAEIRSIHPKVADAIAALRDGTVTLHPGGGGKYGTFSLG; from the coding sequence ATGCTTGCCACAGCCGACCTGCACATCCACTCCCCGTACTCGATCGCCGTCTCCCGGTTTATGCAGCCGGAGACGCTCCTGAAGGGATGCAGAACAAAGGGTATCCGGGTTCTTGGAACAGGCGATGCCCTCCAGCCGGACTGGCTGGCCGGGTGGAAGCCGTATTTTGAGAACGAACACGGGATCATCATCATTCCGCAGGGAGAGATCGAGGACAAAAACCGGGTGCACCACGTTATCCTGGCAGAAGATCCTGCCCAGTTCTCCCAGCTCCGCGACCTGCTGGAAGGTACCTGCAAAAGTTTTGTCTCGGCCGGCCGGCCGCATGTGTACCTGAACGGGGAGGAGATCGCGAATCTCGCCCACGAGGTCGGGGCCCTTGTCGGTCCGGCCCATGCCTTCACCCCGTGGACCGCGATGTATGCGTACTTCGACAGCGTCCCGGCCTGTTACGGGAACGCGAAGATCGATTTTGTGGAACTGGGCCTCTCGGCGGACAGTTCCTACGGGGCGGCGATCCCCGACCTGTACGGGATTCCGTTCCTCACCAACTCGGACGCCCACAGCCCGTACCCGGACAAACTCGGGCGCGAGTTCAACCGCATCGAGATCGGGCAGCCCACTGCAAAAGGGGTTCTGGATGCAATACGGGAAGGGGCAATTAAGATGAACGCCGGTTTTTTCCCGGAGGAAGGGAAGTACAACCGCACGGCCTGTACCCGCTGCTACACGCAGTATTCACTCGAAGAAGCCGTGCGGCATGCCTGGAAATGCCCTGCCGACGGCGGGATCATCAAGAAGGGAGTGGCCGACCGGGCAAAGGAACTTGCAAAAGGCGGTACTGCACACCCACGGCCCCCGTACGCCCATGTCCTCCCGCTTGCCCAGATCATCCAGACCATGGAGGGAACTTCATCCCCGAATACCAGGAAGTGCAAGGAGATCTATGCTTCCTTCATCGGGGCGTTCGAAAATGAGATCGCCATTCTCATCGATGTTCCTGTTGCAGAGATTCGCTCCATCCACCCGAAGGTTGCCGATGCCATCGCTGCCCTGCGGGACGGAACCGTGACCCTTCACCCGGGAGGCGGCGGGAAGTACGGTACGTTCTCACTGGGATGA
- a CDS encoding clostripain-related cysteine peptidase has protein sequence MGNSNTHCNRKVWLFAVLIILITAQFGIAAAESPANHAKTQILAYVVGSDLETDSAMATEDLKEIVNSLERADPAKLDVVVAFGGAKKDGWHGMRVATGEQLKEDAKDGIFGNYQYLYSDTSADMGSGSSLSRFIQETKASRTADRTILIIADHGNSYDGIGVDEVTGNSLKMGDIDSALRGSAIRYEPIMFDACLMASVEVGKTVQPYTGVMLGSEEIQRGSYQYSTIIDPLLENPDTDAQTFMRKVTDAYIGSSGTGSGGGKVKTMAIIDVSKIPAIRDSLDELGAKLVPIAETDQGLHDLKSAYNDAVRLGISGGGKPTSVDLVTLLQNIEAKRPEVSPEVQKTIGLVRSAVLYERHNEYSPAVYGISIATPDAMSMAQYNSYGEAVKVGPRWDEFFKKMIEVSQKGEQDSSSAAKAVVSEQPASAPASESDDASSSSNKAKKDIDKKQGSLGKLSFTGKGSGTYALNDPYNDASVYATYYLINGTHALEIGAVPVNPGPDRFYHLPSWDGKWYYFPSVPPAPGTLWEQILRFFPGTAVQATAQPFFVDMVYDDVTSGGFDKYNSWVRMQDGGDHSDAILTTFVNASRNSLETTITPYTITKDGSELFSQGMDRFDNGSVVTSYTTGFDLKTTTAGEYPLSRTTATPDLAMKYSMLPDGTYAAGLLAYYDDDHEVVADQFRILTIKDGAVVSSGTGSFSP, from the coding sequence ATGGGTAACAGCAACACACATTGTAACAGGAAAGTCTGGCTCTTTGCAGTCCTGATCATTCTGATAACCGCTCAGTTTGGCATTGCGGCAGCGGAATCTCCAGCCAACCATGCAAAGACCCAGATCCTTGCGTACGTTGTTGGCAGCGATCTCGAGACCGACAGCGCGATGGCAACGGAAGATCTCAAGGAGATCGTGAATTCCCTTGAGCGCGCCGACCCGGCGAAACTCGATGTCGTGGTAGCTTTCGGGGGTGCAAAGAAAGACGGGTGGCACGGGATGCGGGTTGCCACCGGAGAACAGCTCAAGGAGGATGCAAAGGATGGCATTTTCGGGAACTACCAGTACCTGTATTCCGATACCAGTGCAGACATGGGATCGGGATCGAGTCTTTCCCGGTTCATCCAGGAGACCAAAGCATCCCGGACTGCTGACCGGACAATCCTGATCATCGCTGATCATGGCAACTCCTATGACGGGATCGGGGTTGACGAGGTTACCGGCAACTCGCTGAAGATGGGGGATATCGACAGTGCGCTCAGGGGATCGGCCATCCGCTACGAACCGATCATGTTCGATGCCTGTCTCATGGCCTCGGTAGAGGTGGGAAAGACGGTCCAGCCCTATACCGGCGTGATGCTCGGGTCCGAGGAGATCCAGCGGGGAAGTTACCAGTACAGCACGATAATCGATCCCCTTCTTGAGAACCCGGACACAGATGCCCAGACATTCATGAGGAAGGTTACCGATGCCTACATCGGCAGCTCCGGCACAGGAAGCGGCGGCGGAAAAGTCAAGACCATGGCGATCATCGATGTGAGCAAAATTCCGGCAATACGGGACAGTCTCGATGAGCTGGGTGCAAAACTGGTCCCCATTGCTGAGACCGACCAGGGTCTCCACGACCTGAAGAGTGCCTATAACGATGCCGTCCGCCTGGGAATAAGCGGCGGAGGGAAACCTACCTCCGTGGATCTCGTCACCCTCCTGCAGAATATCGAGGCAAAGCGGCCGGAAGTCTCGCCCGAAGTGCAGAAGACGATTGGCCTTGTCAGGAGCGCTGTCCTTTACGAGCGGCATAATGAATACAGCCCGGCCGTATACGGTATATCGATTGCAACACCGGATGCGATGAGTATGGCCCAGTACAACTCCTACGGGGAAGCGGTCAAAGTCGGTCCCCGGTGGGATGAATTTTTCAAGAAGATGATCGAAGTGTCGCAGAAGGGCGAGCAGGATTCATCGTCTGCTGCAAAGGCGGTTGTTTCGGAACAGCCGGCCTCTGCCCCTGCCTCCGAAAGTGATGATGCGAGTTCTTCTTCAAATAAGGCAAAGAAGGATATTGACAAGAAGCAGGGCTCGCTTGGGAAACTCAGCTTTACCGGCAAAGGCAGCGGTACCTATGCACTCAATGATCCATATAACGATGCAAGCGTGTACGCCACGTATTACCTGATCAATGGTACTCATGCCCTCGAGATCGGAGCGGTGCCAGTGAACCCCGGGCCGGACAGGTTCTACCATCTTCCCTCCTGGGACGGGAAATGGTATTATTTCCCCTCGGTTCCTCCGGCACCGGGAACGCTCTGGGAACAGATCCTCCGGTTCTTCCCGGGGACTGCCGTTCAGGCAACGGCTCAGCCGTTCTTCGTTGACATGGTATATGATGATGTGACCAGCGGAGGGTTTGACAAATACAACTCATGGGTCCGGATGCAGGACGGCGGGGACCATAGTGATGCAATCCTTACCACGTTCGTCAATGCCAGCCGGAACAGTCTTGAGACTACCATCACCCCGTACACGATAACAAAGGACGGCAGCGAGCTGTTCAGCCAGGGTATGGACCGGTTCGACAACGGGTCGGTTGTGACGAGCTACACCACCGGTTTCGACCTGAAAACAACGACTGCAGGGGAATACCCTCTCTCCCGCACCACCGCTACGCCGGATCTGGCGATGAAATACTCGATGCTCCCTGACGGGACCTATGCGGCAGGCCTCCTTGCTTACTATGATGATGATCATGAAGTGGTAGCCGACCAGTTCCGGATCCTCACTATCAAAGACGGGGCTGTAGTATCATCGGGAACAGGATCCTTTTCCCCCTGA
- a CDS encoding translation initiation factor IF-2 subunit alpha, translating into MQDREWPQEAELVVCTVENVKDFVAFVSLDEYGGRQGLIPISEIATGWIKYIRDHIREGQKIVCKVLNVDRSRGHIDLSLKDVNEHQRREKIREWKNESKAQKWLGFVAEQTGESAAEIEDVIFKKYGAFYPVFEDIVVEPETTLKKLGFSKKISETLQKVAQESVKVPQVEVTGHLHLTCTEPDGITVIKNALKKAGADQKTGGVGVELLYLGAPTYRIKVIAPDYKKAEKAIEKAANAAIAVVEKAGGEGKLVKKPKSGKSQ; encoded by the coding sequence ATGCAGGACAGAGAGTGGCCACAGGAAGCAGAACTGGTTGTCTGCACAGTCGAGAACGTCAAGGATTTCGTAGCGTTCGTCTCACTCGATGAGTACGGTGGCCGCCAGGGGCTCATCCCCATCTCTGAAATTGCAACGGGCTGGATCAAGTATATCCGTGACCACATCCGGGAGGGCCAGAAGATCGTCTGCAAGGTCCTCAATGTCGACCGGAGCCGTGGCCACATCGACCTTTCCTTAAAGGACGTCAACGAGCACCAGCGCCGCGAGAAGATCCGCGAGTGGAAGAACGAATCCAAGGCCCAGAAGTGGCTCGGGTTCGTTGCAGAACAGACCGGGGAATCCGCTGCGGAGATCGAGGACGTTATTTTCAAGAAGTACGGGGCGTTTTACCCGGTCTTCGAGGATATCGTTGTCGAGCCCGAGACCACGCTCAAGAAACTCGGGTTCTCCAAGAAGATCTCCGAGACCCTCCAGAAAGTTGCGCAGGAGAGCGTGAAAGTGCCCCAGGTGGAAGTGACCGGGCACCTGCACCTGACCTGCACAGAGCCGGACGGGATCACGGTCATCAAGAACGCCCTCAAGAAGGCAGGTGCCGACCAGAAGACCGGGGGAGTCGGGGTTGAGCTCCTCTACCTTGGTGCGCCGACATACCGCATCAAGGTCATCGCCCCCGATTACAAGAAAGCCGAGAAGGCTATCGAGAAGGCAGCCAATGCCGCAATCGCCGTTGTCGAGAAGGCCGGCGGTGAAGGCAAGCTCGTCAAGAAGCCGAAGTCCGGGAAGAGCCAATGA
- a CDS encoding 50S ribosomal protein L44e has protein sequence MKMPAKFTTYCPFCRNHQVHEVEKVKKGKTTGLHWIDRQKARRGRVGNMGKFSKVPGGDKPTKKINVRYRCVTCGKAHLRKGYRVAKFELTES, from the coding sequence ATGAAAATGCCAGCGAAATTCACAACCTATTGTCCTTTCTGCCGGAACCACCAGGTACACGAGGTCGAGAAGGTAAAGAAAGGCAAGACCACGGGCCTCCACTGGATTGACCGCCAGAAGGCACGCAGGGGCAGAGTAGGCAACATGGGTAAGTTCTCCAAGGTGCCCGGCGGCGACAAGCCGACGAAGAAGATCAATGTCCGGTACCGCTGTGTCACCTGCGGAAAGGCGCACCTGCGCAAGGGTTACCGTGTCGCAAAATTCGAGTTGACGGAGTCATAA
- a CDS encoding 30S ribosomal protein S27e — translation MVSQIRENRSKFYKVKCPDCENEQTVFEKASTVVKCVVCGHDLATPTGGKANFKAEIVSELK, via the coding sequence ATGGTAAGCCAGATTCGGGAAAACCGGAGCAAATTCTACAAGGTAAAGTGCCCTGACTGTGAGAACGAACAGACGGTGTTTGAGAAAGCAAGCACGGTCGTCAAGTGCGTTGTCTGCGGGCACGACCTTGCAACCCCCACCGGTGGCAAGGCCAACTTCAAGGCTGAGATCGTCTCAGAGCTCAAGTGA
- the priS gene encoding DNA primase catalytic subunit PriS, which translates to MNPATTEFLRQRFSEYYRKTVLISPSSLGQREWGFVLFQAGSTDMRMKRHVGFQSRDDLGDYIRNLIPQHTYYSTAYYEKPDAGTMAEKGWCGADLIFDLDADHIVRGPYDQMLARVKEETQKLLAMLTEEFGMDPKTIELVFSGGRGYHVHVKDIAFRNWGSAERRELIDYICGIGIDPAAMLSGKTLPKTGWHRRYREALMETIRWIGSMPEEEAMAFLVSLEGIGKDSAGTFLKNREEIAGNIEKRPTGLLFKNRVLQAIVSQPDGEFRKRLLSRAALADEPVTTDTKRLIRMPTSLHGGSGMRVQPLELRELADFDPLEHAVVFGTRDIRVDLKFAMKMPMLGSTYELPKGITTVPEAVAVFLCCRGMAEIA; encoded by the coding sequence ATGAACCCGGCCACCACCGAATTCCTCCGCCAGCGCTTTTCCGAGTATTACCGGAAAACCGTCCTCATTTCCCCCTCCTCGCTCGGGCAGCGCGAATGGGGTTTTGTCCTCTTCCAGGCAGGATCCACGGACATGCGGATGAAGCGGCACGTGGGATTCCAGAGCCGCGACGATCTGGGGGATTACATCCGGAACCTCATCCCCCAGCACACGTATTACTCCACTGCCTATTACGAGAAGCCGGATGCCGGGACCATGGCAGAGAAAGGCTGGTGCGGGGCGGATCTCATCTTCGATCTCGACGCAGACCACATTGTCCGCGGACCCTATGACCAGATGCTTGCCCGGGTCAAGGAAGAGACGCAGAAACTTCTTGCAATGCTCACGGAGGAGTTCGGCATGGATCCTAAGACCATCGAACTGGTCTTCTCCGGAGGCCGCGGATATCACGTCCATGTCAAGGATATCGCGTTCCGGAACTGGGGCAGCGCCGAGCGCCGGGAGCTAATCGATTACATCTGCGGGATCGGGATCGATCCGGCGGCCATGCTCTCGGGAAAAACCCTTCCGAAGACGGGGTGGCACCGGCGCTACCGCGAGGCGCTCATGGAAACCATCCGGTGGATCGGGAGCATGCCGGAGGAAGAGGCTATGGCGTTTCTTGTATCCCTTGAGGGGATAGGGAAAGACTCGGCAGGCACGTTCTTAAAAAACCGCGAAGAGATTGCAGGCAATATCGAGAAGCGCCCGACCGGCCTTCTCTTCAAGAACCGGGTCCTCCAGGCCATCGTCAGCCAGCCGGATGGCGAGTTCAGAAAACGGCTCCTCTCGCGGGCAGCACTCGCCGATGAGCCGGTCACAACCGATACGAAAAGGCTGATCCGGATGCCGACATCCCTTCACGGGGGCAGCGGGATGCGGGTCCAGCCCCTTGAACTCCGCGAGCTGGCAGATTTCGATCCGCTCGAACATGCCGTGGTCTTTGGTACCCGGGATATCCGGGTGGACCTGAAATTTGCCATGAAGATGCCGATGCTCGGAAGCACTTATGAGCTCCCAAAAGGCATCACTACAGTACCGGAAGCCGTGGCGGTATTTCTCTGCTGCCGCGGCATGGCCGAGATCGCGTAA
- a CDS encoding SIS domain-containing protein encodes MSEIPGESDIPVFMEQMAESIRKTAVLLDRSETRAFFREILAAKRIYIAGAGRSGIISRAFALRLLHLGFDVYVVGETITPALRPGDTLVVFSGSGETHTMATFCTTVRDLGGRICLVTASPDSAMGRMADCVVNLGDLTGYYRKETATFEERQVTGQYRSVASAFAPLGTLFETDALVFSDAVISALMMAKKEDAGELKGRLLNVG; translated from the coding sequence ATGTCAGAGATCCCCGGCGAGTCCGATATCCCGGTATTTATGGAACAGATGGCCGAGTCCATCCGGAAAACTGCAGTTCTTCTGGACCGTAGCGAGACCCGGGCATTCTTCCGGGAGATCCTTGCGGCAAAGCGGATCTATATCGCCGGGGCAGGCCGGTCCGGGATCATCTCCCGGGCCTTCGCCCTCAGGCTCCTTCACCTGGGATTCGACGTGTATGTGGTAGGAGAGACGATAACGCCGGCCCTCCGGCCGGGAGACACGCTGGTGGTCTTCTCGGGATCGGGCGAGACCCATACCATGGCAACGTTTTGCACAACGGTCAGGGATCTCGGGGGGAGAATCTGCCTGGTGACTGCCTCCCCGGACTCAGCGATGGGCAGGATGGCAGACTGCGTTGTCAACCTCGGCGATCTCACCGGGTATTACCGGAAAGAGACGGCCACGTTCGAGGAGCGGCAGGTGACCGGGCAGTACCGCTCGGTAGCATCCGCGTTCGCCCCGCTGGGCACGCTCTTCGAGACCGATGCCCTGGTCTTCTCCGATGCGGTCATCTCAGCCCTGATGATGGCAAAGAAAGAAGATGCCGGGGAACTCAAAGGCCGGCTCCTGAATGTGGGATGA
- a CDS encoding proteasome assembly chaperone family protein: MIEDITITYLDSFKDRALANPVFIEGLPGIGQVGKLVAEYMIHVLEAEKIGELHSIYLPPQVILDENGLVRLARNELFLYHGEETDLVFLVGDHQSTSNEGHYLLADAYCEIAEELKVQRIYTLGGFGVGHLVNEPRVLGAMNRAELRPELEAAGVRFDREEPGGGIIGAAGLMLGLSARRGIDAVCLMGETSGYLVDPMAAASVLAILSKLIGVPVDPTRLNERASEMEKVIEGLVEGEKLKDEELTYIG; the protein is encoded by the coding sequence ATGATTGAGGACATCACGATCACGTACCTCGACAGTTTCAAGGATCGGGCACTTGCGAATCCTGTCTTCATCGAAGGCCTTCCCGGGATCGGGCAGGTGGGAAAACTCGTGGCCGAGTACATGATCCATGTGCTCGAAGCGGAGAAGATCGGCGAACTCCACTCGATCTACCTTCCCCCCCAGGTCATCCTGGACGAGAACGGCCTCGTGCGGCTGGCAAGAAACGAACTCTTCCTGTACCATGGAGAAGAAACTGATCTCGTCTTCCTGGTCGGCGACCACCAGAGCACCTCGAACGAGGGGCACTACCTGCTGGCGGATGCGTACTGCGAGATTGCTGAAGAACTCAAAGTACAACGTATCTATACGCTGGGCGGGTTTGGTGTCGGTCACCTGGTGAACGAACCCCGGGTGCTGGGTGCAATGAATCGCGCCGAGCTCAGGCCCGAGCTCGAGGCTGCCGGGGTCCGGTTCGACCGCGAAGAACCCGGTGGCGGGATCATCGGGGCTGCCGGGCTCATGCTCGGTCTTTCGGCCAGGCGCGGGATCGATGCGGTCTGTCTTATGGGCGAGACGAGCGGCTATCTCGTGGACCCGATGGCCGCAGCTTCCGTTCTTGCAATCCTCTCGAAACTGATCGGCGTTCCGGTCGACCCGACACGGCTCAACGAGCGGGCATCCGAGATGGAGAAGGTCATCGAGGGTCTGGTCGAGGGCGAGAAACTCAAAGATGAAGAACTGACCTATATCGGCTGA
- a CDS encoding C1 family peptidase: MHHHSLTRPLIVVLFCMVFLITILPLVAAESSDDAYMDDLSYADLQEEYLVYENTSIYDADSVIAAAPTNLTNNFPKTSYAEWNQGQCGNCWVWAGTGVLAQTLNKSKNTYTPLSIQFFNSNYMDGNINMKKPHDWACTGGFPSTFAEIYNTGLNQSYEGGPFAVPWSNYNASYKDASVGSNGNVQTTLPKNLMTIRPNYGIDHIEAQKVLATPSTNQTAAVENITLALADGKVIFYSMYLPNKTAWDEFDPEFWGKQPDGIWDMDRWNATDYNSSAGEGSGHAMILIGYNKTDPAPANQYWIVQNSWGNPVNRSTGQYKLKMWMDYNATFNNTGWYTQEFWVFNTSWKTDPTVSSITPSTGRNTGSVEITALEGTNFADGAELMLKSASVTPRHVGSIANGANGALLENPYKVAIRNNYAYIASYNSSALEIVNISNPFVPEHVGRIVSGTEGALLDGPTDVAVSGNYAYVTSYNNNALEIVDISTPSAPFHKGKIVNGTGGAKLQEPMSVKVVGNYAYVASAGSNSLEIVDVSNPSLPVHKANVTDGVQGAPLYYPVSVDIVPGYPYAYVTSLGSNALTIIDISNLSEPVWESAIYNGGGTLLDGPRSVRVAGYNAYISSNASNALEIIDISNQSAPFHRGSIAKTAGVTYLNGPADVTISADRTYAYVTSYEGGTLDVIDISNPSAPVYRTGISNGAGGALLKNPNGVVLSRSLAYVTSRGSDALEVVALDAIPATDITVASASIMSGSFDLTGAPAGSWSVVATNSNGRYSSLDNGFTITAVPQPVPTLGPDSGGDSKPAGTGKTSATAGQASVSLKTNSLGQTLAPYTVQTTAASPIEVTVAIPQSTKSLTAAGAPISEVTVTPVSKEAVAGLTAGTAAPEGTVFAAGGLGVECSPAGASFSQPVAITFTMTEAQWNAALGQAGGKTQDITVQYYDTTTKSWQSLPTTVAPATRQVTATTTHFTLFAVFVKTADTTGAVPSRVTYSWETPTPAAVIHTTTAAVTRQTPVPAPAPSQPQFPTMTIVAIIAGISVIIAGVLLLRRWWIRRQNPALFRKYD, encoded by the coding sequence ATGCACCACCATTCACTTACCAGACCCCTGATTGTAGTCCTCTTCTGCATGGTATTCCTGATTACTATTCTGCCTCTGGTGGCCGCCGAATCATCGGATGATGCATATATGGACGATCTCTCCTATGCGGACCTCCAGGAAGAGTATCTTGTCTATGAAAACACCTCCATCTATGATGCAGATTCTGTTATCGCAGCGGCTCCAACGAACCTTACCAATAACTTTCCCAAGACCTCGTATGCTGAATGGAACCAGGGACAGTGCGGGAACTGCTGGGTATGGGCAGGCACCGGCGTTCTCGCCCAGACCCTCAATAAATCCAAGAACACCTACACTCCGTTGTCGATCCAGTTCTTCAATTCGAATTATATGGACGGCAATATCAACATGAAAAAACCCCATGACTGGGCCTGCACCGGGGGATTTCCCTCAACGTTTGCCGAGATCTACAATACGGGGCTGAACCAGTCCTACGAGGGCGGACCCTTCGCGGTTCCCTGGAGCAACTACAATGCTTCGTATAAAGATGCCAGTGTGGGGTCGAACGGGAATGTCCAGACAACGCTGCCAAAAAACCTCATGACTATCCGGCCGAACTATGGGATTGACCATATCGAGGCGCAAAAGGTCCTGGCAACGCCCTCCACAAACCAGACTGCCGCTGTGGAGAATATCACCCTTGCCCTGGCAGACGGCAAGGTAATTTTCTATTCAATGTACCTGCCCAACAAAACTGCCTGGGACGAGTTCGACCCTGAGTTCTGGGGCAAACAGCCCGACGGCATCTGGGACATGGACCGGTGGAATGCAACGGATTACAATTCATCCGCAGGAGAGGGCAGCGGCCATGCCATGATCCTCATTGGATACAACAAGACCGATCCCGCACCCGCCAACCAGTACTGGATTGTCCAGAACAGCTGGGGCAACCCGGTCAACCGTTCCACCGGCCAGTATAAACTCAAGATGTGGATGGATTACAATGCCACGTTCAATAACACGGGCTGGTACACGCAGGAGTTCTGGGTCTTCAATACAAGCTGGAAGACCGATCCAACGGTGAGCAGCATCACGCCATCGACCGGCCGTAATACCGGTTCTGTTGAGATAACCGCTCTTGAAGGAACCAACTTTGCAGACGGCGCGGAACTGATGCTGAAATCTGCAAGTGTCACGCCACGGCACGTTGGCAGCATTGCAAACGGAGCGAACGGTGCCCTCCTGGAAAACCCCTACAAAGTAGCTATCCGGAACAATTATGCCTACATCGCCAGTTACAACAGCAGTGCCCTGGAGATAGTGAACATAAGCAATCCTTTTGTTCCGGAACATGTTGGCCGGATTGTCAGCGGGACCGAAGGGGCACTCCTGGATGGTCCTACCGATGTGGCGGTATCCGGGAATTATGCCTATGTAACCAGTTACAACAACAATGCACTTGAGATCGTAGACATCTCCACACCCTCGGCACCGTTCCACAAAGGCAAGATCGTTAACGGGACAGGGGGGGCAAAACTCCAGGAGCCGATGAGCGTCAAGGTTGTCGGCAATTATGCCTACGTTGCCAGCGCCGGCAGCAATTCCCTCGAAATTGTGGATGTATCCAACCCCTCATTGCCGGTCCACAAGGCCAATGTAACGGATGGCGTACAGGGAGCGCCCCTGTATTACCCGGTAAGTGTCGATATTGTCCCCGGTTATCCCTATGCGTATGTCACAAGCCTGGGGAGCAACGCCCTGACGATCATCGATATCTCCAACCTGTCCGAACCAGTATGGGAATCCGCCATCTATAATGGTGGCGGGACACTCCTGGACGGGCCACGCAGCGTCCGGGTTGCCGGATACAATGCCTATATCTCCAGTAATGCAAGCAATGCCCTGGAGATCATCGATATCAGCAACCAGTCCGCACCGTTTCACCGGGGAAGCATAGCAAAGACTGCCGGAGTCACGTACCTGAACGGTCCCGCTGACGTTACGATCTCGGCCGACAGGACATATGCTTATGTGACCAGTTACGAGGGAGGAACGCTTGACGTAATCGATATATCCAACCCGTCGGCACCCGTTTACCGGACCGGGATCTCGAACGGAGCCGGCGGGGCACTCCTGAAAAACCCGAACGGGGTTGTACTTTCGCGATCGCTTGCCTATGTCACCTCCCGCGGCAGCGATGCTCTTGAAGTGGTGGCACTCGACGCAATTCCTGCAACGGACATAACGGTTGCTTCGGCAAGTATAATGAGCGGTTCTTTCGATCTTACCGGTGCCCCGGCCGGAAGCTGGAGTGTTGTTGCAACCAACAGTAATGGCCGGTATAGCTCGCTGGACAACGGCTTTACGATTACTGCCGTCCCTCAGCCGGTACCGACCCTGGGGCCGGACTCGGGGGGTGACTCCAAACCTGCCGGCACGGGAAAAACATCTGCCACGGCAGGGCAGGCGAGCGTCTCCCTCAAGACAAATTCACTTGGCCAGACTCTTGCTCCCTATACAGTCCAGACAACCGCCGCTTCTCCTATCGAAGTGACGGTCGCCATCCCCCAGTCTACGAAATCGCTTACGGCAGCGGGGGCTCCGATCAGTGAAGTGACGGTAACCCCGGTATCAAAGGAAGCGGTTGCCGGTCTTACTGCCGGCACCGCTGCTCCCGAAGGCACGGTCTTTGCCGCCGGGGGCCTTGGGGTCGAATGTTCACCCGCAGGGGCAAGCTTCAGCCAGCCGGTCGCGATAACATTCACCATGACGGAGGCCCAGTGGAATGCCGCACTGGGACAGGCCGGTGGCAAAACCCAGGATATCACTGTCCAGTATTATGACACCACCACAAAATCCTGGCAATCCCTTCCGACAACCGTTGCACCTGCCACCCGCCAGGTAACCGCCACGACAACCCATTTCACCCTCTTTGCAGTATTTGTAAAAACAGCTGACACGACCGGCGCTGTACCCTCCCGGGTCACGTATTCATGGGAGACCCCGACGCCGGCTGCAGTGATCCATACAACGACTGCCGCCGTTACCAGACAGACTCCTGTTCCGGCACCTGCACCGTCACAGCCGCAGTTCCCCACAATGACGATTGTTGCCATCATCGCGGGTATCTCGGTCATAATCGCCGGGGTCCTGCTCCTGAGACGCTGGTGGATCCGACGGCAGAACCCGGCATTGTTCCGGAAGTACGACTGA